From Nocardia sp. NBC_00416:
CGTATGCGAACCCGTCTCGGCCAGGGCGGCCTGCAGTAACCGGGTGGTGTATCCGTGGCCGCGGGCCTCGACCGCGGTACACAACCGGCCGATCCGGAAGGATTTCACCCCGTCCTCGTGCTCCTCGAGCAGCCGCAGGGTCGCGATGACCTCGCCTTCGTCGTCCAGCCACAGGTGCCGGGTCTCGGCCAGCAGGTCCTGCCCGTCCAATTCCGGGTACGCGCATTTCTGCTCGACCACGAATACTTCGACCCGAAGTTTCAGCAACTCGTACAGGGTGGGGGTATCGAGATCCTGCGCCCATGACCGGCGGAGAAGAACCGTTGACATCATCGCGCCTTGCTATCACACCTCGGCGCCGGATGCACGTGAAAGCCCGAAGCCGCCGGT
This genomic window contains:
- a CDS encoding GNAT family N-acetyltransferase; translation: MMSTVLLRRSWAQDLDTPTLYELLKLRVEVFVVEQKCAYPELDGQDLLAETRHLWLDDEGEVIATLRLLEEHEDGVKSFRIGRLCTAVEARGHGYTTRLLQAALAETGSHTVRLNAQTYLIDLYTKHGFEVAGEEFIEDGVAHVPMRRG